From one Gracilibacillus salinarum genomic stretch:
- the tgt gene encoding tRNA guanosine(34) transglycosylase Tgt, giving the protein MTAIRYEHIKTCKQTGARLGKVHTPHGSFDTPAFMPVGTLATVKTMSPEELKQMGANMILSNTYHLWLRPGHEIVKEAGGLHKFMNWDGAILTDSGGFQVFSLSDLRKIKEEGVHFRNHLNGEKLFLSPEKAMNIQNALGSDIMMAFDECPPYPAEHEYMKKSVERTSRWAERCLEAHERKDVQGLFGIVQGGEYEDLRRLSAQDLTSLDFPGYAIGGLSVGEPKDVMNRVLEYTTPLLPSDKPRYLMGVGSPDSLIDGAIRGVDMFDCVLPTRIARNGTLMTSEGRLVVRNAKYARDFSPLDPNCDCHVCKNYTRAYIRHLVKSNETFGFRLTTYHNLYFLLKLMEQVREAIMQDRLGDFKEEFFEKYGFNKPNAKNF; this is encoded by the coding sequence ATGACTGCGATTAGATATGAACATATAAAGACATGTAAACAAACAGGAGCAAGGCTAGGCAAGGTCCATACACCACATGGCTCTTTCGATACCCCTGCATTTATGCCAGTCGGCACGTTAGCGACTGTTAAAACGATGAGCCCGGAAGAATTGAAACAGATGGGTGCGAATATGATTCTTTCCAACACGTATCATCTGTGGCTGAGACCTGGTCACGAAATTGTCAAGGAAGCGGGAGGATTGCACAAGTTTATGAACTGGGATGGTGCAATATTAACCGATTCCGGTGGATTTCAGGTTTTCAGTTTAAGTGATTTACGTAAAATTAAAGAAGAAGGTGTACATTTTCGTAATCATTTAAATGGGGAGAAACTTTTTTTATCACCAGAAAAAGCAATGAACATTCAAAACGCATTAGGCTCCGATATTATGATGGCATTTGATGAATGTCCACCATATCCAGCAGAACATGAGTATATGAAAAAGTCTGTCGAACGGACAAGCAGATGGGCAGAACGCTGTTTGGAAGCACATGAGCGAAAAGATGTTCAAGGCTTATTTGGGATTGTGCAAGGTGGCGAATATGAAGACTTACGACGATTAAGTGCACAAGACTTAACGTCCTTAGACTTCCCTGGATATGCGATAGGCGGATTATCTGTTGGTGAACCGAAAGATGTAATGAATCGTGTGTTAGAATATACGACTCCATTACTGCCATCTGATAAACCACGATATTTAATGGGGGTTGGTTCTCCTGACTCGTTAATTGATGGCGCTATTCGTGGTGTTGATATGTTTGATTGTGTCTTGCCAACGAGAATTGCACGTAATGGAACACTGATGACATCAGAGGGACGTCTGGTTGTTCGTAATGCGAAATACGCTCGTGATTTTTCACCATTAGACCCTAACTGTGACTGTCATGTCTGTAAAAATTATACAAGGGCCTACATCCGTCACTTAGTTAAATCGAATGAAACATTTGGTTTCAGACTTACTACTTATCATAATCTATATTTTCTGTTAAAATTAATGGAGCAAGTTCGTGAAGCAATTATGCAAGACCGACTTGGTGATTTTAAAGAAGAGTTCTTTGAAAAATATGGTTTCAATAAACCAAATGCAAAGAATTTTTAA
- the queA gene encoding tRNA preQ1(34) S-adenosylmethionine ribosyltransferase-isomerase QueA: MNIEDFDFDLPEELIAQTPLQDRASSRLMVLNREERSITHHHFYDIADFLEKGDCLVLNNTKVLPARLYGIKQDTGAKVEVLLLTQMEDNDWEVLVKPAKKIKVGSTIVFGDGQLKATCIDTKEHGGRILRLEYEGILYEVLDELGEMPLPPYIKEQLDEKDRYQTVYAREQGSAAAPTAGLHFTKELLGEIEQKGIEIAFITLHVGLGTFRPVSVDNVEEHEMHAEFYQMTEATANQLNAVKQRGGRIISVGTTSTRTLETIARDTNGLFEERNGWTDIFIYPPYQFKAIDGLITNFHLPKSTLIMLVSALSDRDFILEAYNKAVAERYRFFSFGDAMLIM, translated from the coding sequence ATGAATATAGAAGATTTTGATTTTGATCTACCAGAAGAATTAATTGCACAGACACCGTTACAAGATCGCGCAAGCTCGAGATTAATGGTATTAAATCGAGAAGAACGATCAATCACACATCACCACTTTTACGATATAGCAGATTTTCTTGAAAAAGGGGATTGTCTGGTCTTAAACAATACAAAAGTGTTGCCGGCAAGACTGTATGGAATAAAACAGGATACAGGTGCTAAAGTGGAAGTATTACTATTAACTCAAATGGAAGATAATGATTGGGAAGTACTCGTAAAACCTGCTAAAAAAATAAAAGTTGGTTCTACAATCGTCTTTGGTGACGGACAATTAAAAGCGACCTGTATTGACACGAAAGAGCATGGTGGTCGGATCCTCCGGTTAGAATATGAAGGAATTCTTTATGAAGTGCTGGATGAACTCGGTGAAATGCCGCTTCCACCTTATATTAAAGAGCAATTGGATGAGAAAGATCGTTATCAGACGGTTTATGCGCGTGAACAAGGTTCTGCAGCAGCACCGACCGCAGGATTGCATTTTACGAAAGAGCTGCTCGGAGAAATTGAACAAAAAGGAATTGAGATTGCATTTATTACATTGCATGTTGGATTGGGGACATTCCGTCCAGTTAGTGTTGACAATGTCGAAGAACATGAAATGCATGCAGAATTCTATCAGATGACAGAAGCTACGGCTAATCAGCTTAATGCTGTAAAACAGCGTGGAGGCAGAATTATTTCGGTTGGAACCACCTCAACCAGAACGCTTGAAACAATTGCACGAGATACAAATGGTCTATTTGAAGAGCGCAATGGCTGGACGGATATTTTTATCTATCCACCATATCAATTTAAAGCAATTGACGGTTTAATTACCAATTTTCATTTACCAAAGTCGACCTTAATTATGTTAGTGAGTGCACTATCAGATCGAGATTTTATTTTAGAGGCTTATAATAAAGCAGTTGCTGAGCGTTACCGTTTCTTCAGTTTTGGTGACGCAATGTTAATTATGTAA
- a CDS encoding DUF2905 domain-containing protein — MTDVGKIFIVIGVVCIIVGLLWGFVGKLPGDFSFKKGNVSFHFPIMTSIIVSIILTIIFAVIGRFK, encoded by the coding sequence TTGACGGACGTTGGTAAGATCTTTATTGTAATAGGGGTTGTATGTATAATCGTCGGTCTGTTATGGGGATTCGTTGGCAAACTGCCTGGAGACTTTAGCTTTAAAAAAGGGAATGTATCATTTCATTTTCCGATCATGACATCAATCATTGTTAGTATTATTCTGACAATTATTTTTGCAGTAATAGGACGTTTTAAGTAG
- the ruvB gene encoding Holliday junction branch migration DNA helicase RuvB, protein MEERIISNEIQEEDLSEELSLRPKMLKQYIGQHKAKDNLAIFIEAAKMRNEPLDHVLLYGPPGLGKTTMAQIIANEMGVQFKQTSGPAIERSGDLAAILSSLEVGDVLFIDEIHRLPRAVEEILYPAMEDFCLDIVIGQGPSARSVQLDLPPFTLVGATTRAGLLSAPLRDRFGVLSRLEFYEVIDLCAIVERTADIFQVQIDKAAALEVARRSRGTPRIANRLLKRVRDISQVKGEPSISMETTQQALKMLQVDQEGLDHIDHKLLLSIIDGFKGGPVGLDTIAASIGEESQTIEDVYEPYLLQQGFIQRTPRGRLVTPKAYAHFDREVPES, encoded by the coding sequence ATGGAGGAACGGATTATTTCCAATGAGATCCAAGAAGAAGATTTATCAGAAGAATTAAGTCTGCGCCCCAAAATGCTGAAGCAATACATTGGTCAGCATAAAGCAAAAGACAATTTAGCGATTTTTATTGAAGCTGCCAAGATGAGAAACGAACCACTCGATCATGTATTACTATATGGCCCTCCAGGTCTGGGTAAAACGACGATGGCACAAATTATTGCAAATGAGATGGGTGTCCAGTTTAAACAAACATCCGGTCCAGCAATCGAACGTTCTGGCGATTTAGCAGCGATCCTTTCTTCCTTGGAAGTCGGTGATGTGTTATTCATTGACGAAATTCATCGTCTGCCTCGGGCAGTGGAAGAAATCCTTTATCCAGCAATGGAGGATTTCTGTCTGGATATTGTCATTGGTCAAGGCCCGAGTGCGCGTTCTGTTCAGCTTGATTTACCACCATTTACCTTGGTAGGTGCTACAACTAGAGCAGGTCTGCTATCGGCCCCATTACGAGACCGCTTCGGTGTTTTATCACGTCTTGAATTCTATGAGGTTATAGATTTATGTGCTATTGTCGAAAGGACTGCTGACATTTTTCAAGTGCAAATAGATAAAGCAGCCGCACTGGAAGTAGCAAGACGGTCACGTGGGACTCCGAGAATTGCTAATCGTTTGTTAAAGAGGGTACGAGATATTTCACAGGTTAAAGGTGAACCAAGTATTTCGATGGAAACGACACAGCAGGCTTTAAAGATGTTGCAGGTAGATCAAGAAGGACTTGATCACATTGATCATAAATTATTACTTTCGATAATAGACGGATTCAAAGGTGGTCCTGTAGGTTTAGATACCATCGCAGCATCGATTGGGGAAGAATCTCAAACAATTGAGGATGTCTATGAACCTTATTTATTACAGCAAGGATTCATTCAACGAACACCAAGAGGGCGACTTGTTACGCCAAAAGCTTATGCACACTTTGACCGGGAGGTGCCTGAATCTTGA
- the ruvA gene encoding Holliday junction branch migration protein RuvA: protein MIAYINGLVSDITEQIILIETNGIGYEVICPNPYRFQVQTGEQLKIYTYHYVREDAQILYGFQNQEEKKLFAQILNVSGIGPKGALAVLASTSVKDFVLAIDQEDEKFLTSFPGVGKKTARQMILDLKGKLPFDFHTENLFNQQPDKTEENNALSEAIEALKALGYSEKEINTIKPVLAKEQSDAADTYIRKGLALLMK, encoded by the coding sequence ATGATTGCATATATAAATGGATTAGTATCGGATATAACGGAACAAATCATTTTAATAGAAACGAACGGAATTGGCTATGAAGTAATTTGTCCGAATCCCTATCGTTTTCAAGTACAAACGGGAGAACAATTAAAGATTTACACGTACCATTATGTAAGGGAAGATGCTCAGATTTTATACGGATTTCAGAACCAGGAAGAAAAAAAACTGTTCGCTCAAATCTTAAATGTTTCGGGGATCGGACCTAAGGGTGCGTTAGCGGTATTGGCATCAACATCTGTTAAAGATTTCGTCCTGGCTATTGATCAGGAAGATGAAAAGTTTCTAACAAGTTTTCCTGGCGTAGGGAAGAAAACGGCACGCCAAATGATCCTGGACCTAAAAGGTAAATTACCATTCGACTTTCATACAGAGAATTTATTTAATCAGCAGCCAGATAAAACGGAGGAAAACAATGCATTATCAGAAGCAATCGAGGCACTGAAAGCATTAGGTTATTCAGAAAAAGAAATAAATACGATCAAGCCAGTCTTAGCGAAAGAACAGAGTGATGCAGCGGATACATACATACGAAAAGGGTTAGCCTTACTAATGAAATAG
- a CDS encoding BofC C-terminal domain-containing protein, with protein MSKLWLLLNGVIVAIIGVISYQSIQETPKSNAESPEEVRAVAQDPLTIELTLERHYIDGNVEREQVEETIASMEDFWSEYQDWQVMEQKEGHIRFRKEVNDISPYLKANGYFGLKNGKLTIFEGVPVHESAVQSFYQIDTDELESHLFDRLKEGIKINTKKDYSEVLETFRSYQKAEAVNS; from the coding sequence ATGAGCAAGTTATGGTTACTGTTAAACGGGGTCATTGTGGCAATAATCGGCGTTATCAGCTATCAATCTATACAAGAAACACCAAAGAGTAATGCGGAGAGCCCAGAAGAAGTCAGGGCAGTTGCGCAAGACCCGCTTACAATTGAATTAACATTGGAACGACATTATATAGATGGCAATGTAGAGCGGGAGCAAGTCGAAGAAACGATCGCTTCCATGGAGGATTTTTGGTCGGAGTATCAGGATTGGCAAGTCATGGAGCAGAAAGAAGGACACATCCGTTTCCGAAAAGAAGTCAACGATATATCTCCTTACTTGAAGGCGAATGGCTATTTTGGATTAAAGAATGGTAAACTGACTATTTTCGAGGGCGTTCCAGTACATGAGTCTGCCGTACAATCTTTTTACCAGATCGATACAGATGAATTAGAATCACATTTATTTGATCGCTTAAAAGAAGGAATTAAAATTAATACGAAAAAGGACTATTCGGAAGTATTAGAAACATTCCGTTCCTATCAAAAAGCAGAAGCAGTGAACAGTTGA
- a CDS encoding YebC/PmpR family DNA-binding transcriptional regulator: protein MAGHSKWKNIQRRKNAQDAKRGKIFMKHAKDIYLAAKQGGGDTDMNASLRLAVDKAKADNMPNDNIDRAIKKATGDLDGANFEELTYEGYGPGGTAVMVEVLTDNKNRTASELRHAFSKNGGNLGENGCVAFMFNRKGYFVIDREKTEADEDTVMLEAIEAGAEEMETVEGAYEIYADPEDFQNVKKTLEESGFTFETAEITMIPQTMSEVDEDAGNKMVKLVQMLEDMEDVQEVHHNIEADEAIMEQL from the coding sequence ATGGCAGGACACTCTAAATGGAAGAACATTCAACGAAGAAAAAATGCACAAGATGCGAAACGCGGTAAAATTTTCATGAAGCATGCGAAAGATATATATTTAGCTGCTAAGCAAGGTGGCGGTGACACGGATATGAACGCGAGTCTTCGTCTTGCAGTAGATAAGGCAAAGGCAGATAATATGCCTAATGACAATATAGACCGCGCTATAAAAAAAGCAACAGGCGATTTGGATGGAGCGAACTTCGAGGAATTGACCTATGAGGGATATGGACCAGGCGGAACAGCTGTTATGGTAGAAGTGTTAACCGATAACAAAAACCGTACAGCCTCTGAGTTACGTCATGCTTTTAGTAAAAATGGTGGTAACCTAGGCGAAAATGGCTGTGTCGCTTTTATGTTCAATCGTAAAGGTTATTTCGTTATCGATCGTGAGAAGACAGAAGCAGACGAAGACACTGTAATGTTGGAAGCTATCGAAGCGGGAGCTGAAGAAATGGAAACTGTCGAGGGTGCATACGAAATATATGCCGACCCTGAAGATTTCCAAAACGTAAAGAAAACGTTGGAAGAAAGCGGCTTTACATTTGAAACAGCAGAAATCACTATGATCCCTCAAACCATGTCAGAAGTGGATGAAGATGCAGGTAACAAAATGGTTAAGTTAGTTCAAATGTTAGAGGACATGGAAGATGTTCAGGAAGTACATCATAACATAGAAGCAGACGAAGCAATTATGGAGCAATTGTAA
- the safA gene encoding SafA/ExsA family spore coat assembly protein, which translates to MKIHIVQKDESLWTIAQKYGVSLDAVIAANPQISNPDMIMPGMKIKVPTGHDNMHQMPSNKKQQVTPGKKDKQEVKPPTQPPAQILPPKVEEDDDKKWEPLKKEMPPLPIHFNKQQPAPAPSHSQDLKWTQLTNNFEANFYPTPLEEEEVEEEQKVSPQKPVHPVYPQQPQAPCYSSEGIPYGYGPVGQMPQMSPHHGHHHHHCHPGHHHGYPGQMPQQHMPQQMPSMQQVQGAQQQAPSQGQGQQGWYQAQMPANQMPQQQMMPQMQQQGMQQPIPMQGDPMIPQPGMPNYPMMPMPSQGMPGQQPMPYPSYGPQGMPHNPHDDDDCGCGGR; encoded by the coding sequence TTGAAAATTCATATTGTGCAAAAAGATGAGAGTTTATGGACCATTGCGCAAAAATATGGTGTCAGCCTTGATGCTGTTATTGCTGCCAATCCGCAAATTTCCAATCCGGATATGATTATGCCAGGGATGAAAATAAAAGTGCCAACAGGTCATGACAATATGCACCAGATGCCGTCGAACAAGAAGCAGCAAGTAACACCAGGGAAAAAGGATAAACAAGAGGTAAAACCACCTACTCAGCCACCTGCTCAAATTCTGCCACCAAAAGTCGAAGAAGATGACGATAAAAAATGGGAACCACTAAAAAAAGAAATGCCACCATTACCGATTCATTTTAACAAACAACAGCCAGCACCAGCTCCATCTCATTCACAAGATTTAAAATGGACGCAGCTGACGAATAATTTTGAAGCGAATTTCTATCCGACACCACTTGAAGAAGAGGAAGTGGAGGAAGAACAGAAAGTCAGTCCGCAAAAGCCAGTACATCCTGTTTATCCACAGCAACCACAGGCACCTTGCTATTCATCAGAAGGAATTCCTTATGGCTATGGTCCTGTAGGGCAGATGCCACAAATGTCACCACATCATGGACATCATCATCACCATTGTCACCCAGGACATCATCATGGATATCCTGGACAAATGCCACAGCAGCACATGCCACAACAAATGCCGAGTATGCAGCAAGTACAAGGAGCACAACAGCAGGCACCTTCTCAAGGTCAAGGCCAACAGGGGTGGTATCAAGCCCAAATGCCAGCAAATCAAATGCCACAACAGCAGATGATGCCGCAAATGCAGCAGCAAGGTATGCAGCAACCAATTCCTATGCAAGGTGACCCGATGATACCGCAACCAGGAATGCCAAATTATCCAATGATGCCAATGCCATCACAGGGTATGCCAGGTCAACAGCCAATGCCATATCCATCCTACGGACCTCAAGGCATGCCACACAACCCGCATGATGATGACGATTGCGGTTGTGGAGGCAGATAA
- the nadA gene encoding quinolinate synthase NadA — MSIDTIFSTNQQIPEQYLHLTDDEMIAHIRQIKQDMGDDLYIPGHHYQKDEVMQFADSNGDSLKLAQLSSNVNARNIVFCGVHFMAETADILSKPDQKVFLPDMRAGCSMADMADDKQVEEAWYALQTMFGDTILPLTYVNSTAAIKSFVGEHGGATVTSSNAKEMVQWAFKQKDRLLFLPDQHLGRNTAVKLGVRLDEMAVWDPINRRLETDQAPEKIRVILWKGHCSVHENFTISNIEEIRHSHPDMNIIVHPECKYEVVQQADYAGSTKYIIDSLQQAEPGSQWAIGTEMNLVNRLINQHHDKKIISLNPYMCPCLTMNRIDLPHLTWSLDEISKGKGSNQIIVEEKIAANARLALNRMLRIS; from the coding sequence ATGAGTATAGATACAATTTTTTCAACCAATCAACAAATTCCGGAGCAATATCTGCATTTGACAGATGATGAGATGATCGCTCATATCCGTCAGATCAAACAAGACATGGGTGATGACCTGTATATTCCAGGTCATCACTATCAAAAAGACGAAGTGATGCAATTCGCTGACTCAAATGGTGATTCTTTAAAGCTCGCACAATTATCTTCCAATGTTAATGCAAGAAATATCGTATTTTGCGGGGTACACTTTATGGCAGAAACGGCCGACATATTATCGAAACCCGATCAAAAAGTTTTTCTGCCAGACATGCGTGCAGGGTGCTCTATGGCGGATATGGCGGATGATAAACAGGTGGAAGAAGCTTGGTATGCTTTACAGACAATGTTTGGAGACACTATTTTACCGCTTACTTATGTAAATTCTACTGCTGCTATTAAATCGTTCGTTGGCGAGCATGGTGGGGCGACTGTGACTTCTTCAAACGCCAAAGAGATGGTACAATGGGCGTTTAAACAAAAGGACCGATTGTTATTTTTACCAGACCAGCATCTTGGCAGAAATACAGCGGTCAAATTAGGTGTTCGTCTGGATGAAATGGCGGTATGGGATCCTATCAACAGAAGATTGGAAACCGATCAGGCACCTGAAAAAATCCGTGTCATCTTATGGAAGGGTCACTGTTCCGTCCACGAGAATTTTACCATTAGCAACATCGAAGAAATTCGTCATTCTCATCCGGATATGAACATTATCGTCCATCCTGAATGTAAATATGAAGTGGTACAACAAGCAGATTATGCTGGTTCGACGAAATACATTATAGATAGTTTGCAACAAGCTGAACCTGGAAGCCAATGGGCAATCGGTACAGAAATGAATCTGGTCAACCGTTTAATAAATCAGCATCATGATAAAAAAATAATTTCATTAAATCCATATATGTGTCCCTGCCTTACTATGAATCGGATAGATTTGCCGCATTTGACTTGGTCGTTAGATGAAATCAGCAAGGGAAAAGGCAGTAATCAGATTATTGTGGAAGAGAAAATTGCCGCGAATGCAAGGTTAGCATTAAATCGAATGTTAAGAATCTCCTGA
- the nadC gene encoding carboxylating nicotinate-nucleotide diphosphorylase, whose translation MNRLYLRRQLESFLHEDIGFGDQSTTALFPDQTLIGEGEFIAKQEGIFAGGIIIEEVFRLFGTETSVDLFKMDGEPLQKGEVMAKVTGPYAQLLTAERVILNLVQRLSGIATVTNQTIMKLSNSKIKLTDTRKTTPGLRMLEKYAVRCGGGVNHRFGLDDAIMLKDNHIVAAGTISRAVSQVRSTVGHMIKIEVEIENQQQLEEAIEAEVDVIMFDNMSPDHIKQLIHTVPSHIVTEASGSITNDNIAAYSDTGVHMISLGFLTHSAQALDISFSLVEVTK comes from the coding sequence ATGAATCGATTATATTTGCGACGACAGTTAGAATCTTTCCTTCATGAAGATATTGGTTTCGGTGATCAATCGACCACAGCATTATTCCCTGATCAGACGTTGATTGGGGAAGGAGAATTTATCGCAAAGCAGGAAGGAATATTTGCAGGTGGAATTATAATTGAAGAAGTGTTTCGGCTTTTTGGTACCGAAACCTCAGTCGACTTGTTCAAAATGGATGGAGAACCATTACAGAAAGGAGAGGTAATGGCGAAGGTGACAGGACCTTATGCACAATTATTGACGGCAGAGCGGGTAATTTTGAATTTAGTACAGCGTTTATCAGGGATTGCTACTGTTACTAATCAAACTATTATGAAGCTTAGTAATTCGAAAATAAAATTGACGGACACGAGGAAAACAACGCCAGGATTACGAATGCTGGAAAAATACGCTGTTCGCTGTGGTGGAGGAGTCAATCATCGTTTCGGATTGGACGATGCGATTATGTTAAAAGACAATCACATTGTTGCGGCAGGTACTATTTCAAGAGCAGTCAGTCAGGTGAGATCAACAGTCGGTCATATGATAAAAATTGAAGTTGAAATTGAAAATCAGCAGCAATTAGAGGAAGCGATCGAGGCTGAAGTCGATGTAATCATGTTTGATAACATGTCACCAGATCACATTAAACAATTAATTCATACAGTACCATCCCATATTGTCACAGAAGCTTCTGGATCCATTACAAATGATAATATTGCAGCTTACAGTGACACAGGTGTACATATGATTTCCTTGGGATTTCTGACACATTCTGCTCAAGCACTTGATATTAGTTTTTCATTAGTGGAGGTAACAAAATGA
- the nadB gene encoding L-aspartate oxidase, producing MSKPTVLIVGAGLSAFVLASKLYEQAEVTIITKKSMCESNSIRAQGGIAAAIAKQDHWRWHLKDTCEAGRHHNNLHAAEILVKQGQQLVKELLEQGFPADCKEDGLPQLGKEGAHSYRRIVHAGGDQTGKYLLNYYQSALIDKINIKENQLAVDCIVEDGCCIGITTIDTNDHYHTYLADHVVLATGGAGGIYETTTNDRTVTGDGIAIAYRAGAILADLEFIQFHPTMLVTNDASNELVSEAVRGEGAVLIDQNGNRIMEGKHERLDLAPRDVVSRVIEHALHEGNSIYLDISSVRHFKQRFPSISKACEKHNIEWQNGKIPVKPGAHFTMGGVETDLIGRTSIAGLYAIGEVACTHVHGANRLASNSLLEGLVFATRLAEALLVPVSRCPSNVRQVISKSVAIDMPAIDKVQVKMSRHVGINREASSLKEMMNWLDRYTIMKEPKLRNYSLTKEECEMQHMLLTAELITKSAYQRKESRGAHYRIDFPESSSEWQQNYIRWNSYKQGVKI from the coding sequence TTGTCAAAACCAACTGTATTAATTGTTGGTGCAGGCTTGTCTGCATTCGTTCTGGCAAGCAAACTGTACGAGCAAGCAGAAGTAACCATTATAACTAAAAAAAGTATGTGCGAAAGTAATTCTATTCGTGCGCAAGGGGGAATTGCAGCAGCTATTGCCAAGCAGGATCATTGGAGATGGCACCTGAAGGATACATGTGAAGCAGGTAGACATCATAATAATCTCCACGCTGCAGAAATCTTGGTGAAACAAGGACAGCAATTAGTTAAAGAATTATTAGAACAAGGGTTTCCAGCAGATTGTAAGGAAGACGGATTGCCCCAATTAGGAAAAGAAGGCGCCCATAGTTACAGGAGAATTGTTCATGCGGGAGGCGATCAGACTGGAAAGTACTTGTTAAACTATTACCAATCTGCGCTAATAGACAAAATTAACATAAAGGAAAACCAATTAGCAGTTGATTGTATTGTGGAAGATGGTTGTTGCATAGGAATCACAACCATTGATACAAATGATCACTATCATACATATTTGGCAGATCATGTTGTATTAGCAACTGGGGGTGCCGGGGGGATTTATGAGACAACTACTAATGATCGAACCGTTACCGGGGATGGAATAGCGATAGCATATCGTGCAGGAGCGATCCTTGCTGATTTGGAATTTATTCAATTTCACCCGACGATGCTAGTAACAAACGATGCGAGTAATGAATTAGTATCGGAGGCAGTACGTGGGGAGGGAGCTGTGTTAATAGATCAGAATGGCAACCGGATTATGGAAGGAAAGCATGAACGCCTGGATTTAGCACCTCGTGATGTTGTATCAAGAGTTATCGAACATGCTTTGCATGAAGGAAATTCGATCTATCTTGATATTAGTAGTGTTCGTCATTTTAAACAGAGATTCCCTTCTATTAGCAAAGCTTGTGAAAAACATAACATTGAGTGGCAGAACGGAAAGATTCCGGTGAAGCCAGGTGCTCATTTTACAATGGGGGGAGTAGAAACGGACCTAATAGGCAGAACTTCCATTGCAGGATTGTATGCAATTGGTGAAGTCGCCTGCACCCATGTGCACGGTGCGAATCGTCTTGCCAGTAATTCATTATTGGAAGGATTAGTATTTGCCACGCGATTAGCAGAAGCATTATTGGTGCCAGTATCACGTTGTCCCAGTAATGTCAGACAGGTAATATCGAAATCTGTTGCAATTGATATGCCAGCGATCGACAAGGTTCAGGTTAAAATGAGCAGACATGTAGGGATTAACAGGGAGGCAAGCTCATTAAAAGAAATGATGAACTGGTTGGATCGTTATACCATAATGAAAGAGCCAAAGCTTCGTAATTATTCATTAACGAAAGAGGAATGTGAAATGCAGCATATGCTCCTGACCGCAGAATTAATAACGAAATCAGCTTATCAAAGAAAAGAAAGCAGGGGAGCGCATTATCGTATTGATTTTCCAGAATCCTCGTCAGAATGGCAACAAAATTATATAAGATGGAATTCTTACAAACAAGGAGTAAAAATATGA